GGCACGAAAGCGCAAAGAAATCGATTTTGAAGCATCAATGGAAGAATTAGAAGCATTAGTAGCCAAAATGGAAGCCGGAGATCTTAAAATGGAAGAAGCTTTGTCACTATATGCGCAGGGTATTTCATTGTCGCAAACCTGTTTGGAAAAACTTAACGCAGTGGAAGAACAGATGGTGAAAATCGTTAAAGAACACGACGGTCTGCTTAAAGAAATTCAACTGCCATTGACGGACAAGGAGTGAAGCGAATGCTTGTAAATTATTGTCAAGGACGCAAGGTACTCATTGAAAATGCTATGCGAGAATTTTTGGCGCAAATACATGCTCCTTCTTTGGCTGAAATCTTGAACCAATCGATGGATTATAGTCTGTTTGCCGGCGGCAAACGCCTACGTCCGATTTTATTGATGGCTGCGGCAGAAGCCGTTGG
Above is a window of Azotosporobacter soli DNA encoding:
- the xseB gene encoding exodeoxyribonuclease VII small subunit; translation: MARKRKEIDFEASMEELEALVAKMEAGDLKMEEALSLYAQGISLSQTCLEKLNAVEEQMVKIVKEHDGLLKEIQLPLTDKE